A genomic segment from Triticum dicoccoides isolate Atlit2015 ecotype Zavitan chromosome 1A, WEW_v2.0, whole genome shotgun sequence encodes:
- the LOC119278385 gene encoding protein WEAK CHLOROPLAST MOVEMENT UNDER BLUE LIGHT 1-like, giving the protein METPDSTHHSVASVQDAGEPAPVLAENPDPSLEIQEKLPHNLTGHKENLTEHHIGHSVPASPEMFPRSVPAQVSNNSLTEKTDDATSTNNSEKVNNIPHNGSCSDSTMVTSESKSNGHNPDHRADIAATPNKGAETESRPYKGLVDTAAPFESVKDAVTKFGGIVDWKAYRTHTLERRGAMQLELEKVKQDIPQVKGSSETAEMARSQVVEELETTKRLVEELKHKLERAEVELEQSKQDSELAQLRAQEMERGIDNGASVVAQTELAVAKERHQKAIEELKMVKEGLGSTQEQYTTLVTERDAATKRAEEAASAAKETEKRVEELTLELFASRESLELAHAAHHDAEEHRLGAALAKEQDCLAWERELQQAKEELRQLDEQILSKTSAQSKLDGNKGIFLRLSADLAAYMANKSSEEDGAVEEHGSEEDREMSRSIKQALASARVELEDVRGNIAKANDEANLIRAVAESLRTELDKEKASLVTLQQRESMASITLSSLEAELSRTKQEIEMAYTKEAESRAKMADIPKMLQRAAQEADDAKVAAHSAREDLRKSKEETEQAKAAATTAEVRLRAALKEIEASKASERLALVAAQALQESEEATSSEDSPRVTLPLGEYHLLSKRVHEAEELASERVAASLAQIELAKESESRSLDRLLEVSRSMDQKKDALKIASQRAAMAEEGKLGAEAQLRKWRSEHKQLRKAHEAAKHATSPLSTPFAGYKEASYQENKEVLTEPISYMSDNSMGGFVSDKKLRKKKSFFPQMSSVFSRKVQTQT; this is encoded by the exons ATGGAAACACCCGATAGCACTCACCACAGCGTCGCAAGCGTGCAGGATGCTGGAGAGCCTGCACCAGTTCTTGCAGAAAATCCAGACCCATCCTTGGAGATTCAAGAAAAGTTACCTCACAACTTGACAGGGCACAAGGAGAACTTGACAGAGCACCATATAGGGCATAGTGTACCTGCATCACCTGAAATGTTCCCGCGCTCGGTTCCAGCTCAAGTATCCAACAATTCCTTGACCGAAAAGACAGATGATGCAACTTCCACAAATAACAGTGAAAAAGTGAACAATATACCTCATAATGGTTCATGCAGTGACAGTACCATGGTAACAAGTGAAAGCAAATCTAACGGGCACAATCCGGATCATCGAGCGGACATTGCCGCCACCCCAAATAAGGGAGCAGAAACTGAAAGCAGACCATACAAAGGCCTTGTTGACACTGCCGCACCATTTGAGTCTGTTAAAGATGCTGTCACCAAGTTTGGAGGAATCGTTGACTGGAAAGCATACAGAACCCACACATTGGAG AGACGCGGGGCTATGCAACTTGAACTTGAGAAGGTTAAACAAGACATTCCACAAGTCAAAGGAAGTTCAGAAACTGCTGAAATGGCAAGATCGCAAGTGGTCGAGGAGCTAGAGACCACCAAAAGGCTTGTAGAGGAGCTGAAGCACAAGCTGGAGAGAGCAGAGGTTGAACTGGAGCAATCAAAGCAGGATTCTGAACTTGCACAGCTCAGGGCACAAGAAATGGAGCGGGGGATCGACAATGGGGCCAGTGTAGTAGCTCAAACAGAGTTGGCAGTAGCCAAAGAAAGGCATCAAAAGGCTATTGAGGAACTGAAGATGGTCAAGGAGGGATTAGGATCAACACAAGAACAGTACACCACCTTAGTAACTGAAAGGGATGCAGCAACCAAAAGAGCAGAGGAAGCTGCTTCTGCTGCGAAGGAGACAGAGAAGCGGGTCGAGGAGCTTACTCTAGAACTATTCGCATCCAGAGAATCTCTTGAGTTGGCGCACGCCGCGCACCACGACGCAGAAGAGCACAGGCTTGGAGCAGCCTTGGCAAAGGAGCAGGATTGCCTGGCCTGGGAGAGGGAACTGCAGcaggcgaaggaggagctgcggcaaCTCGATGAGCAAATCCTATCGAAAACTTCTGCGCAGTCCAAACTTGATGGAAACAAGGGCATTTTTCTTAGGCTCAGTGCTGATCTGGCTGCCTATATGGCAAACAAATCAAGCGAAGAAGATGGAGCAGTTGAGGAGCATGGTTCTGAGGAAGATAGAGAAATGAGTAGGTCAATCAAGCAAGCTCTAGCATCGGCCAGAGTGGAGCTTGAGGATGTTAGAGGAAACATAGCAAAAGCAAATGATGAAGCCAACCTAATACGAGCTGTTGCAGAATCGCTGAGGACAGAGCTGGATAAGGAGAAAGCCTCACTTGTTACATTGCAGCAGAGGGAGAGCATGGCGTCCATCACACTCTCTTCTCTAGAAGCCGAGCTCAGTAGAACAAAACAAGAGATAGAAATGGCGTACACCAAGGAAGCAGAAAGCAGAGCAAAAATGGCAGACATTCCAAAAATGCTGCAGCGAGCAGCCCAGGAGGCAGACGATGCCAAGGTGGCAGCACATTCTGCACGAGAAGATCTGAGGAAATCCAAGGAAGAAACCGAGCAAGCCAAGGCCGCTGCCACGACTGCGGAGGTCAGGCTACGCGCAGCTTTGAAAGAAATAGAGGCGTCTAAGGCATCCGAGAGGCTGGCACTAGTGGCAGCCCAAGCGCTGCAAGAGAGTGAGGAGGCTACAAGCTCTGAAGATTCTCCGAGAGTGACACTTCCGCTAGGCGAATACCACCTTCTTAGCAAGAGGGTTCATGAAGCCGAAGAGCTCGCCAGCGAGAGGGTGGCGGCATCGTTGGCGCAAATAGAGCTGGCGAAAGAGTCTGAGTCAAGGAGCCTGGACAGACTTCTTGAAGTGTCCAGGAGTATGGACCAAAAGAAGGATGCTCTGAAAATCGCATCGCAGAGGGCTGCCATGGCAGAGGAGGGGAAACTTGGCGCCGAGGCGCAGTTGAGGAAATGGAGATCTGAGCATAAGCAGCTTCGAAAAGCTCATGAAGCTGCAAAACATGCAACTAGTCCTTTGAGCACTCCATTTGCTGGATACAAGGAGGCCTCTTACCAGGAAAATAAGGAAGTCCTTACAGAACCAATATCATATATGTCAGATAATAGCATGGGTGGATTTGTTTCGGACAAGAAGCTACGCAAAAAGAAGTCATTCTTCCCCCAAATGTCCAGCGTTTTCTCTAGAAAGGTGCAGACACAAACATAA